From a region of the Actinomadura luzonensis genome:
- a CDS encoding MFS transporter yields MASPPATEPPTLWRNPDFLKLWSGESLSLVGSQVTVLAMPVVAYLWLHASVAEMGVLGALSRLPMVLFFVVGVWVDRMRRRPVLVWSDVIRAFMLATVPLLFVMDLLTLWWLYVVVFVMGVFGVLFEIAYRSYLPVLVPAEHLGDGNSKLQLSDSMSKAVGPSLAGFLIATRSAPLVIIVDAVSYALSALFLVSIRKREDPPPADAGGTMIAAIRAGFGWVMGHPVVRPLAVASAVYSFFDIGILQTLLIPYLIEGPGVPAGWVGGVLAVGGVGAVAGAWLSVRLMKGVGPGPTMFWSTVIGNSALILVPLAGGPLWLAIGVLAFSQLLVGLCTQVFVVNNITVLQSATPRELVGRVIATIWAMGLVPAPLGALLAGLLGEAVGMRPVVLAAALIGAIVPMIVLALSPIPRMREIPRAPAGADTPA; encoded by the coding sequence ATGGCCTCACCCCCCGCGACTGAGCCGCCCACCCTCTGGCGCAACCCCGACTTCCTCAAGCTGTGGAGCGGCGAGAGCCTGTCGCTGGTCGGCTCGCAGGTGACCGTGCTCGCCATGCCGGTCGTCGCCTACCTGTGGCTGCACGCCTCGGTCGCCGAGATGGGCGTGCTCGGCGCGCTGTCCAGGCTGCCCATGGTGCTGTTCTTCGTCGTGGGCGTCTGGGTGGACCGGATGCGCCGCCGGCCCGTGCTGGTCTGGAGCGACGTGATCCGGGCGTTCATGCTGGCCACCGTGCCGCTGCTGTTCGTCATGGACCTGCTGACGTTGTGGTGGCTGTACGTCGTGGTGTTCGTCATGGGCGTCTTCGGGGTGCTGTTCGAGATCGCCTACCGGTCGTACCTGCCGGTGCTGGTGCCGGCCGAGCACCTCGGCGACGGCAACAGCAAGCTCCAGCTCAGCGACTCGATGTCCAAGGCGGTCGGGCCGAGCCTCGCCGGGTTCCTCATCGCCACCCGCTCGGCGCCGCTGGTCATCATCGTGGACGCGGTCAGCTACGCCCTGTCGGCGCTGTTCCTGGTCTCCATCCGCAAGCGTGAGGACCCGCCGCCGGCCGACGCGGGCGGCACCATGATCGCGGCGATCCGGGCGGGGTTCGGCTGGGTGATGGGCCACCCGGTCGTCCGCCCGCTGGCCGTCGCGAGCGCCGTGTACTCCTTCTTCGACATCGGCATCCTGCAGACCCTGCTGATCCCGTACCTGATCGAGGGGCCCGGCGTGCCGGCCGGCTGGGTCGGGGGCGTGCTCGCGGTCGGCGGGGTCGGCGCGGTGGCCGGGGCGTGGCTGTCGGTGCGGCTGATGAAGGGCGTCGGGCCGGGGCCCACCATGTTCTGGTCCACGGTGATCGGCAACAGCGCGCTCATCCTGGTGCCGCTGGCCGGCGGGCCGCTGTGGCTGGCGATCGGCGTGCTGGCGTTCTCGCAGCTGCTCGTCGGGCTGTGTACGCAGGTGTTCGTGGTCAACAACATCACCGTGCTGCAGTCGGCGACGCCGCGCGAGCTGGTCGGCCGGGTCATCGCCACCATTTGGGCGATGGGGCTGGTGCCCGCGCCGCTCGGCGCCCTGCTGGCGGGGCTGCTCGGCGAGGCCGTCGGGATGCGGCCGGTGGTGCTGGCGGCGGCGCTGATCGGCGCGATCGTGCCGATGATCGTGCTGGCGCTGTCGCCGATCCCCCGCATGCGCGAGATCCCGCGGGCCCCGGCCGGCGCGGACACCCCCGCCTGA
- a CDS encoding nuclear transport factor 2 family protein, translating to MGAVPSKQVIMDAWRVFATRDPGRVGALFTPDAEWLAPPGNATALALDGTHHLIGRDRIVRFLTEEFPAVFVDDVSVTFTGVHADGDTVVAEARLRATLAHGGHYDNEYCFVFELESGLVRRVREYMDTQRGAAWFRAPATAEPAGG from the coding sequence ATGGGCGCGGTGCCGAGCAAGCAAGTGATCATGGACGCGTGGCGGGTCTTCGCCACCCGGGACCCCGGCCGGGTGGGCGCCCTCTTCACGCCCGACGCGGAATGGCTCGCCCCGCCCGGCAACGCCACCGCCCTCGCCCTCGACGGCACCCATCACCTCATCGGCCGGGACCGGATCGTGCGGTTCCTGACCGAGGAGTTCCCCGCGGTCTTCGTCGACGACGTGTCCGTCACGTTCACCGGCGTCCACGCCGACGGCGACACGGTCGTGGCCGAGGCGCGGCTGCGGGCCACGCTGGCGCACGGCGGCCACTACGACAACGAGTACTGCTTCGTCTTCGAGCTGGAGTCGGGGCTGGTCAGGCGGGTCCGCGAGTACATGGACACGCAGCGCGGCGCGGCCTGGTTCCGCGCCCCCGCCACGGCGGAGCCGGCGGGCGGCTGA
- a CDS encoding LLM class F420-dependent oxidoreductase, with the protein MRLGFSIGTLGPVAAGPDAQLMLAREAERLGYDSVWASEGYGADPATTLAWLAAGTERIGLGSGVIQVTGRTAISAAMAAATIDRVSGGRFLLGLGVSGPQVAEGWHGRRYERPLAHLRDYVAVVRTALAGRPVEHAGPELVLPLPDSRGKALSMTISPVREPLPVHLAAMGPKAVALAGEIADGWLPIHFPPEHLAESMEHLRAGAARAGRDADRVEVSPMVMAMVDDDADYARDLVRPMLALYLGGMGTREVNFYNRLAHRLGFGPAAARVRDAYLDGDLGEAMEEVPDDVVDALALCGTPARVRERLEAYRKAGATRLIVGLNAPTAEDRADQLGWLAELNA; encoded by the coding sequence GTGCGGCTCGGATTCAGCATCGGCACCCTCGGCCCCGTGGCGGCCGGCCCCGACGCCCAGCTCATGCTGGCGCGCGAGGCGGAACGGCTCGGCTACGACTCGGTGTGGGCCTCGGAGGGCTACGGCGCCGATCCGGCGACCACGCTGGCCTGGCTGGCGGCCGGCACCGAGCGGATCGGCCTCGGCAGCGGCGTCATCCAGGTGACGGGCCGCACCGCGATCTCGGCGGCGATGGCCGCGGCCACGATCGACCGGGTGTCGGGCGGCCGGTTCCTGCTCGGGCTCGGCGTGTCCGGGCCGCAGGTGGCCGAGGGCTGGCACGGCCGGCGCTACGAACGCCCGCTCGCCCACCTGCGCGACTACGTGGCGGTCGTGCGGACGGCGCTGGCGGGCCGGCCGGTCGAGCACGCCGGGCCGGAGCTCGTGCTGCCGCTGCCGGACAGCCGCGGCAAGGCGCTCAGCATGACGATCTCGCCGGTGCGGGAGCCGCTGCCGGTGCACCTGGCGGCCATGGGGCCGAAGGCGGTGGCGCTGGCGGGGGAGATCGCCGACGGCTGGCTGCCGATCCACTTCCCGCCCGAGCACCTCGCCGAGTCGATGGAGCACCTGCGGGCCGGGGCCGCCCGCGCCGGGCGGGACGCGGACCGGGTGGAGGTCTCGCCGATGGTCATGGCCATGGTGGACGACGACGCCGACTACGCCCGCGACCTCGTACGGCCGATGCTGGCGCTCTACCTGGGCGGCATGGGCACCAGGGAGGTCAACTTCTACAACCGGCTCGCGCACCGGCTCGGCTTCGGCCCGGCGGCGGCCCGGGTGCGGGACGCCTACCTCGACGGCGACCTCGGCGAGGCGATGGAGGAGGTGCCGGACGACGTGGTGGACGCCCTCGCGCTGTGCGGCACGCCCGCCCGGGTGCGCGAGCGGCTGGAGGCGTACCGGAAGGCGGGCGCGACCAGGCTGATCGTCGGCCTGAACGCGCCCACCGCGGAGGACCGCGCCGACCAGCTCGGCTGGCTGGCCGAGCTGAACGCCTGA
- a CDS encoding alpha/beta fold hydrolase translates to MATQHFTLHHDGVTIPVSRGGRGRPLVLCPGLNATRAGLRELTRLLRRHHDVVTFDLRGHGLASAASRYSFAAFLGDLGAVMAELGRFGVTGAPLLAGYSMGADLAVHFAAGHPGAVRGLVLVDGANPVPEPFLTEADLPILRAMWADLAARQRAEPDRARRVSLTAEEILAVNAEIDAVRAGILGRYERIGVPVHLVMSTSMAGDSGEEPAPRFNRNWRAGVERLVRACPRVTVSWLDAGHDLVLTHAPEIARIVRAAG, encoded by the coding sequence ATGGCGACACAGCATTTCACGCTCCATCACGACGGCGTCACGATCCCGGTGTCGCGCGGCGGCCGGGGACGTCCGCTGGTGCTGTGCCCTGGGCTGAACGCGACCCGGGCGGGGCTGCGCGAGCTGACCCGGCTGCTGCGCCGCCACCACGACGTGGTGACGTTCGACCTGCGGGGCCACGGCCTCGCCTCGGCCGCCTCCCGGTACTCCTTCGCGGCGTTCCTCGGCGACCTGGGCGCGGTGATGGCGGAGCTGGGCCGGTTCGGCGTGACCGGGGCGCCGCTGCTGGCCGGCTACTCGATGGGCGCGGACCTGGCCGTGCACTTCGCCGCCGGGCATCCCGGGGCCGTGCGGGGGCTCGTCCTCGTGGACGGGGCGAACCCGGTCCCCGAGCCGTTCCTCACCGAGGCCGACCTGCCGATCCTGCGCGCGATGTGGGCGGACCTGGCGGCGCGGCAGCGGGCCGAGCCCGACAGGGCACGCCGGGTGTCGCTGACGGCGGAGGAGATCCTCGCCGTGAACGCCGAGATCGACGCGGTCCGGGCCGGCATTCTCGGCCGGTACGAAAGGATCGGGGTGCCCGTCCACCTGGTCATGTCGACGTCGATGGCGGGCGACAGCGGCGAGGAGCCCGCCCCGCGGTTCAACCGGAACTGGCGGGCCGGCGTCGAGCGGCTGGTCCGCGCGTGCCCGCGCGTCACCGTGTCCTGGCTGGACGCCGGGCACGACCTGGTGCTCACCCACGCCCCGGAGATCGCCCGCATCGTCCGGGCAGCGGGCTGA
- a CDS encoding MBL fold metallo-hydrolase translates to MRLSVLGGCGAWPGAGQACSGYLVEHDGFTVLIDPGYATLPRLLERTTAEAVGAVLVSHGHPDHCADLNPLLRARALGGLGPPALPVYAPAGALEAVLRLDGGRMLAGSFVPHDLEPPGAVEVGPFLVDSWALPHHVPNAGLRLSAGGRALAYTGDTGPDAALVDLARDADLLLAEATYPEEVPAEDAPYLSSARAAGRTAAAAGAGRLLLTHLWPGTPAEPSLAAAAAAYAGDLAVATAGTVVDL, encoded by the coding sequence GTGCGACTCAGCGTGCTGGGCGGCTGCGGGGCCTGGCCAGGGGCCGGGCAGGCGTGCAGCGGCTACCTGGTCGAGCACGACGGCTTCACCGTGCTCATCGACCCCGGTTACGCCACGCTGCCGCGCCTGCTGGAGCGGACCACCGCCGAGGCGGTCGGCGCGGTGCTGGTCAGCCACGGGCACCCCGACCACTGCGCGGACCTCAACCCCCTGCTGCGGGCCCGCGCGCTGGGCGGGCTGGGCCCGCCGGCGCTGCCGGTGTACGCACCCGCCGGGGCGCTGGAGGCGGTGCTCCGCCTGGACGGCGGGCGGATGCTGGCCGGCAGCTTCGTCCCGCACGACCTGGAGCCGCCCGGAGCCGTGGAGGTCGGGCCATTCCTGGTGGACAGCTGGGCGCTGCCGCACCACGTGCCGAACGCCGGGCTGCGGCTGAGCGCCGGCGGCCGGGCCCTCGCCTACACCGGCGACACCGGCCCGGACGCCGCGCTGGTGGACCTGGCCAGGGACGCCGACCTGCTGCTGGCCGAGGCGACGTACCCGGAGGAGGTGCCCGCGGAGGACGCGCCCTACCTGTCCAGCGCCCGCGCGGCCGGCCGCACGGCGGCGGCCGCGGGCGCCGGCCGCCTGCTGCTCACCCACCTGTGGCCGGGCACCCCGGCCGAGCCGTCGCTCGCCGCGGCCGCCGCCGCGTACGCGGGCGACCTGGCCGTCGCGACCGCCGGCACCGTCGTCGACCTCTGA
- a CDS encoding MerR family transcriptional regulator, translating to MLTIGELAAYAGVTVRTVRHYHARGLLPEPERDHSGYRRYDAAALVELLRIRTLAEAGVPLARVRELLRAGEDEFAAAVADIDRRLRAEIRQRQRHRERIARLAAGDGLGLPPEVAAHLDRLRALGLDERIVRAERDGWLLLAAHAPERVPEWVARKRDQDAVAFYRTLSAALALTAGDPRLPGLADELAAHLTRMAEERGEDYVDDVDLDPPLVELMDALAYDTVPAARRLIELLAERGWAGWTKLGRADPRPGP from the coding sequence GTGCTGACGATCGGCGAGCTGGCGGCGTACGCGGGGGTGACGGTGCGCACGGTGCGGCACTACCACGCCAGGGGCCTGCTGCCGGAGCCGGAGCGGGACCACTCCGGCTACCGCAGGTACGACGCGGCCGCGCTGGTCGAGCTGCTGAGGATCAGGACCCTCGCCGAGGCCGGGGTGCCGCTGGCGCGGGTGCGGGAGCTGCTGCGGGCCGGCGAGGACGAGTTCGCCGCGGCGGTCGCCGACATCGACCGGCGGCTGCGGGCGGAGATCCGGCAGCGGCAGCGCCACCGCGAGCGCATCGCCCGGCTCGCCGCCGGCGACGGCCTGGGCCTGCCGCCGGAGGTGGCCGCGCACCTGGACCGGCTGCGGGCGCTCGGCCTGGACGAGCGGATCGTCCGGGCCGAGCGCGATGGCTGGCTCCTGCTGGCCGCGCACGCGCCGGAGCGCGTTCCCGAATGGGTCGCCCGCAAACGGGACCAGGACGCCGTCGCCTTCTACCGCACCCTGAGCGCGGCCCTGGCCCTGACCGCCGGCGACCCGCGCCTGCCCGGGCTGGCGGACGAGCTGGCCGCCCACCTGACCCGGATGGCCGAGGAGCGGGGCGAGGACTACGTCGACGACGTGGACCTCGACCCGCCGCTCGTCGAGCTGATGGACGCGCTGGCCTACGACACCGTGCCGGCGGCCCGCCGGCTGATCGAGCTGCTGGCGGAGCGGGGCTGGGCGGGCTGGACGAAGCTGGGCCGCGCGGACCCTCGGCCCGGCCCGTGA
- a CDS encoding riboflavin synthase — MFTGRIHEVGVIEYAGPGGIGVRAAKCAGRLTPGGSLNVAGVRLTAERVEHDLVGMSISAETRRRTTFDQLPEPGRRVNLETPLAVGDPLDGHLVQGHVDGVGKVVRVDDDPGRGRRVWIRPPERFLARIAAKGSVAVDGVSLTVAEIVKDRFSVALIPSTLAGTTLAGLSAGERVNIESDVVGRLAAAGPATAGAHVARAVAALGWAGHLAGRAGVEKAVSQLAAGGAVMVWDPEREAEGDVILAGAHLRPAAFTFLLTEVYGYPCVPCAPEILDRLEIPALSGEGDRQGTAFYTPVDLAAATGTGVSAAERAATVRRLAHPEARPADFTSPGHVVPIAARPGLLRERAGHTEATVALCLAAGLPPVGVCCEVMRRDGVMAGAADLETSALRWGLPLVDIDALRAWL, encoded by the coding sequence ATGTTCACCGGAAGGATCCACGAGGTCGGCGTGATCGAGTACGCCGGCCCGGGCGGCATCGGCGTCCGCGCGGCCAAGTGCGCGGGACGGCTGACGCCCGGCGGCTCGCTCAACGTCGCGGGCGTCCGGCTGACCGCCGAGCGCGTGGAGCACGACCTCGTCGGCATGTCGATCAGCGCCGAGACCCGGCGCAGGACGACGTTCGACCAGCTCCCGGAGCCGGGGCGGCGGGTCAACCTGGAGACCCCGCTCGCCGTCGGCGACCCCCTTGACGGCCATCTGGTGCAGGGCCACGTCGACGGCGTCGGCAAGGTCGTCCGCGTCGACGACGACCCCGGCCGGGGGCGGCGGGTGTGGATCCGCCCGCCGGAACGGTTCCTGGCCAGGATCGCGGCCAAGGGCTCGGTCGCCGTCGACGGCGTGAGCCTGACCGTCGCCGAGATCGTCAAGGACCGGTTCTCGGTGGCGCTGATCCCGTCCACGCTGGCCGGCACGACGCTGGCCGGGCTGTCCGCGGGCGAGCGCGTCAACATCGAGTCCGACGTGGTGGGCCGTCTCGCGGCGGCCGGCCCGGCCACCGCCGGCGCGCACGTCGCCCGCGCGGTCGCGGCACTGGGCTGGGCCGGGCACCTCGCGGGCCGGGCCGGGGTGGAGAAGGCGGTGTCGCAGCTCGCCGCCGGCGGCGCCGTCATGGTGTGGGACCCCGAGCGCGAGGCCGAGGGCGATGTCATCCTCGCCGGCGCGCACCTGCGCCCGGCCGCCTTCACCTTCCTGCTGACCGAGGTGTACGGCTACCCGTGCGTGCCGTGCGCGCCCGAGATCCTGGACCGGCTGGAGATCCCGGCGCTGAGCGGCGAGGGCGACCGCCAGGGCACCGCCTTCTACACGCCGGTCGACCTGGCCGCCGCCACCGGCACCGGGGTCAGCGCCGCCGAGCGCGCCGCGACCGTGCGGCGGCTCGCCCACCCGGAGGCGAGGCCCGCCGACTTCACCTCCCCCGGCCACGTCGTCCCGATCGCCGCCCGCCCCGGCCTGCTGCGGGAACGGGCCGGGCACACCGAGGCGACGGTCGCCCTGTGCCTGGCCGCCGGGCTGCCGCCGGTCGGCGTGTGCTGCGAGGTGATGCGGCGCGACGGGGTCATGGCGGGCGCGGCCGACCTGGAGACGTCCGCGCTGCGCTGGGGGCTGCCGCTGGTCGACATCGACGCCCTCCGCGCCTGGTTGTAG